Proteins encoded within one genomic window of Bombus vancouverensis nearcticus chromosome 4, iyBomVanc1_principal, whole genome shotgun sequence:
- the pit gene encoding putative ATP-dependent RNA helicase pitchoune isoform X1 — MSVPNKVLMRKIKKKERKKLEVLKEREKQVQGYKCETPIENLEDDIQENEIDVINESKRRHSQESVPVKKKRKKNEDDQISQENNTNSIDENLPGSAMGLTIANDTNFKVLAESVCENTLKAIEDMGFTNMTEIQAKAIPPLLEGRDLVGSAKTGSGKTLAFLIPAVELIYKLKFMPRNGTGCIIISPTRELSMQTFGVLKELMKYHYHTYGLLMGGANRQTEAQKLAKGINIIVATPGRLLDHLQNTADFLYKNLQCLVIDEADRILDIGFEEELKQIINILPKKRLTMLFSATQTKRTEMLTTLALKKEPVYVGVDDDKEKATVEGLEQGYVVCPSEKRFLLLFTFLKKNRKKKVMVFFSSCMSVKYHHELLNYIDLPVLSIHGKQKQTKRTTTFFQFCNASSGILLCTDVAARGLDIPAVDWIVQYDPPDDPKEYIHRVGRTARGEGSSGHALLILRPEELGFLRYLKQARVPVNEFDFSWNKIADIQLQLEKLVSKNYFLNMSAKEAFKAYVRAYDSHHLKQIFDIETLDLSKVAKSFGFVVPPAVDLKVGISKNSRPRKKLGGGYGYSKFKSRSNF, encoded by the exons ATGTCAGTACCTAATAAAGTTTTAATgcgaaaaattaagaaaaaagaaaggaagaaacttGAAGTATTGAAAGAACGGGAGAAGCAAGTACAAGGTTATAAAT GTGAAACCCCAATTGAAAATTTGGAAGATGATATTCAAGAAAATGAGATAGATGTTATAAATGAATCAAAACGACGTCACTCACAAGAAAGTGTGCCAGTAAAAA agaaacgaaaaaaaaacgaagatgATCAAATATCACAAGAAAACAATACTAATAGTATAGATGAAAATT TACCTGGATCTGCAATGGGTCTAACgatagcaaatgatacaaatttTAAGGTATTAGCAGAATCTGTTTGTGAAAATACTTTAAAAGCAATAGAAGACATGGGTTTTACAAACATGACAGAAATACAAGCAAAAGCTATTCCTCCTTTACTAGAAGGAAGAGATCTAGTGGGTTCTGCAAAAACAGGATCTGGGAAAACTTTAGCATTTTTAATACCTGCTgttgaattaatttataaattgaaatttatgcCTCGCAATG gCACAGGTTGTATTATTATATCTCCAACACGAGAGTTGTCTATGCAAACATTTGGAGTTTTAAAAGAACTAATGAAATATCATTACCATACATATGGTTTACTAATGGGGGGTGCTAATAGACAGACTGAAGCTCAAAAACTTGCAAAAGGAATTAATATTATCGTAGCTACCCCTGGTAGATTATTGGATCATCTACAAAATACAGCAGactttttgtataaaaatcttCAATGTCTGGTTATTGATGAAGCTGATCGTATCTTAGATATTGGTTTTGAAGAAGAACTGAAACAAATTATTAACATTTTACCAA aaaAGAGACTAACAATGTTGTTCAGTGCAACACAAACCAAGCGAACGGAAATGTTAACGACTTTAGCTTTAAAAAAAGAACCAGTTTATGTTGGTGTTGATGATGATAAGGAAAAGGCAACAGTAGAAGGTTTAGAACAGGGTTATGTTGTGTGCCCCAGTGAAAAgagatttttacttttatttacttttttaaaaaaGAACAGGAAGAAAAAGGTTATGGTTTTCTTCAGTTCATGCATGTCAGTCAAATATCACCATGAACTACTAAATTACATTGATTTGCCAGTATTAAGCATACAT GGGAAACAGAAACAAACGAAGAGAACAACAACATTTTTCCAATTCTGTAACGCGTCTTCTGGTATACTCCTTTGTACTGATGTGGCTGCTCGTGGTCTTGATATACCAGCTGTTGATTGGATTGTACAATATGATCCTCCAGATGATCCTAag GAATATATTCATCGTGTTGGTAGAACAGCTCGAGGAGAAGGTAGTAGCGGTCATGCGTTACTAATTTTAAGGCCAGAGGAACTTGGTTTCCTCCGTTATCTTAAACAGGCTAGAGTACCTGTAAACGAATTTGATTTTTCATGGAATAAAATTGCTGATATACAATTACag CTTGAAAAATTGGTTTcgaagaattattttttaaatatgtcagCAAAAGAAGCCTTCAAAGCATATGTGAGGGCATATGATTCTCatcatttgaaacaaatttttgaCATTGAGACCCTGGACTTATCGAAGGTCGCAAAATCTTTTGGGTTCGTGGTTCCACCAGCTGTGGATTTGA AAGTGGGAATAAGTAAAAATTCCCGACCACGAAAAAAATTAGGTGGAGGTTATGGATACTCTAAATTTAAATCACGGTCTAACTTTTAA
- the pit gene encoding putative ATP-dependent RNA helicase pitchoune isoform X2 produces MSVPNKVLMRKIKKKERKKLEVLKEREKQVQGETPIENLEDDIQENEIDVINESKRRHSQESVPVKKKRKKNEDDQISQENNTNSIDENLPGSAMGLTIANDTNFKVLAESVCENTLKAIEDMGFTNMTEIQAKAIPPLLEGRDLVGSAKTGSGKTLAFLIPAVELIYKLKFMPRNGTGCIIISPTRELSMQTFGVLKELMKYHYHTYGLLMGGANRQTEAQKLAKGINIIVATPGRLLDHLQNTADFLYKNLQCLVIDEADRILDIGFEEELKQIINILPKKRLTMLFSATQTKRTEMLTTLALKKEPVYVGVDDDKEKATVEGLEQGYVVCPSEKRFLLLFTFLKKNRKKKVMVFFSSCMSVKYHHELLNYIDLPVLSIHGKQKQTKRTTTFFQFCNASSGILLCTDVAARGLDIPAVDWIVQYDPPDDPKEYIHRVGRTARGEGSSGHALLILRPEELGFLRYLKQARVPVNEFDFSWNKIADIQLQLEKLVSKNYFLNMSAKEAFKAYVRAYDSHHLKQIFDIETLDLSKVAKSFGFVVPPAVDLKVGISKNSRPRKKLGGGYGYSKFKSRSNF; encoded by the exons ATGTCAGTACCTAATAAAGTTTTAATgcgaaaaattaagaaaaaagaaaggaagaaacttGAAGTATTGAAAGAACGGGAGAAGCAAGTACAAG GTGAAACCCCAATTGAAAATTTGGAAGATGATATTCAAGAAAATGAGATAGATGTTATAAATGAATCAAAACGACGTCACTCACAAGAAAGTGTGCCAGTAAAAA agaaacgaaaaaaaaacgaagatgATCAAATATCACAAGAAAACAATACTAATAGTATAGATGAAAATT TACCTGGATCTGCAATGGGTCTAACgatagcaaatgatacaaatttTAAGGTATTAGCAGAATCTGTTTGTGAAAATACTTTAAAAGCAATAGAAGACATGGGTTTTACAAACATGACAGAAATACAAGCAAAAGCTATTCCTCCTTTACTAGAAGGAAGAGATCTAGTGGGTTCTGCAAAAACAGGATCTGGGAAAACTTTAGCATTTTTAATACCTGCTgttgaattaatttataaattgaaatttatgcCTCGCAATG gCACAGGTTGTATTATTATATCTCCAACACGAGAGTTGTCTATGCAAACATTTGGAGTTTTAAAAGAACTAATGAAATATCATTACCATACATATGGTTTACTAATGGGGGGTGCTAATAGACAGACTGAAGCTCAAAAACTTGCAAAAGGAATTAATATTATCGTAGCTACCCCTGGTAGATTATTGGATCATCTACAAAATACAGCAGactttttgtataaaaatcttCAATGTCTGGTTATTGATGAAGCTGATCGTATCTTAGATATTGGTTTTGAAGAAGAACTGAAACAAATTATTAACATTTTACCAA aaaAGAGACTAACAATGTTGTTCAGTGCAACACAAACCAAGCGAACGGAAATGTTAACGACTTTAGCTTTAAAAAAAGAACCAGTTTATGTTGGTGTTGATGATGATAAGGAAAAGGCAACAGTAGAAGGTTTAGAACAGGGTTATGTTGTGTGCCCCAGTGAAAAgagatttttacttttatttacttttttaaaaaaGAACAGGAAGAAAAAGGTTATGGTTTTCTTCAGTTCATGCATGTCAGTCAAATATCACCATGAACTACTAAATTACATTGATTTGCCAGTATTAAGCATACAT GGGAAACAGAAACAAACGAAGAGAACAACAACATTTTTCCAATTCTGTAACGCGTCTTCTGGTATACTCCTTTGTACTGATGTGGCTGCTCGTGGTCTTGATATACCAGCTGTTGATTGGATTGTACAATATGATCCTCCAGATGATCCTAag GAATATATTCATCGTGTTGGTAGAACAGCTCGAGGAGAAGGTAGTAGCGGTCATGCGTTACTAATTTTAAGGCCAGAGGAACTTGGTTTCCTCCGTTATCTTAAACAGGCTAGAGTACCTGTAAACGAATTTGATTTTTCATGGAATAAAATTGCTGATATACAATTACag CTTGAAAAATTGGTTTcgaagaattattttttaaatatgtcagCAAAAGAAGCCTTCAAAGCATATGTGAGGGCATATGATTCTCatcatttgaaacaaatttttgaCATTGAGACCCTGGACTTATCGAAGGTCGCAAAATCTTTTGGGTTCGTGGTTCCACCAGCTGTGGATTTGA AAGTGGGAATAAGTAAAAATTCCCGACCACGAAAAAAATTAGGTGGAGGTTATGGATACTCTAAATTTAAATCACGGTCTAACTTTTAA